A region from the Drosophila ananassae strain 14024-0371.13 chromosome 2L, ASM1763931v2, whole genome shotgun sequence genome encodes:
- the LOC116654530 gene encoding uncharacterized protein LOC116654530 isoform X4, with product MCQVPGSYNGKKTCLAHKLNHRFLRMHVFRFVACIILIAVLIIFSEQSAATRLEKLLSILDTDVLLRRGTPHCIRTRDNTKDLEIPPRLRCLWTANQSSPEALPHSRRFSAFGSGVVSSLDKGTRS from the exons ATGTGTCAAGTGCCCGGGTCTTATAACGG aaaaaaaacttGTTTAGCACATAAGCTTAACCACCGGTTTTTAAGAATGCATGTGTTTAGATTCGTAGCTTGCATTATACTCATCGCGGTGCTCATAATATTTTCGGAGCAAAGTGCCGCTACAAGGCTTGAAAAGTTATTAAG TATTCTCGACACCGATGTGCTCTTGCGGCGAGGTACACCTCATTGCATCCGAACCAGGGATAACACCAAGGATCTCGAAATCCCGCCGCGACTTCGTTGCCTTTGGACCGCAAACCAATCCAGTCCCGAAGCTTTGCCTCATTCGCGTAGGTTTTCTGCCTTTGGTAGCGGTGTTGTCTCGAGCCTAGACAAAGGTACGCGGAGTTAG